The genomic segment ACCGGTGAGGACGGTGACGAGGAGTCGGGGATCGGGCGAGGGTGGCCTCACAGACCGAGGTAGGCGTGGCGGAGTTCGTCGTCCCCGGCCAGGGTCGCGGCGTCCGCGCTGGCCACCACCCGGCCGAGGTTGAGCACGACGCCGGTGTCGGCGATGGACAGTGCGCTGCGGGCGTTCTGCTCGACGAGCAGGATCGCGAGGCCCTCGGCGTCGACCAGGCCCCGCAGCACCGCGAAGATGCGGGAGACCACTCGCGGGGCCAGCCCGAGCGACGGTTCGTCGAGCAACAGGACCTCGGGCGCCGACAGCAGCGCCCTGCCGATGACGAGCATCTGCCGCTCGCCGCCGGACAGCGAGTGCGCCGCCTGCCTTCGGCGCCCCTCCAGCGACGGGAACAGCGCGTACACGTCGTCGATCGTGGGTGGCTTCCGCGCGGATGCTCGCGCGGCGCCGAGCAGGGCTCCGAGCCGGAGGTTCTCCTCCACCGTCAGTTCCGTGATCACGCCGCGGCCTTCGGGCACGTGGGCCACCCCGGCTCTGGCCACGTCCTCCGCGCCGGCCGTGGTGAGGTCCACGTCGCCGAGGTGGACGCTGCCCGCCTGCGCCGGCAGGAGGCCGGACACCGTCCGCAGCAGCGTCGTCTTGCCCGCGCCGTTCGCTCCCAGCACGGCGGTGACCCGACCTGCGGGTGCCGTGAGGTCGACGTCGTCGAGCGCGAGGACGGGGCCGTAGCGGGTGGTCAGCCCCCGCACGTGCAGACCGCGTCCCGTGTCGACGTCCCGGGTGTGCCGCTCGTCCACCGTGCTGCTCATGCGCGGGCCTCCTCGCCCAGGTACGCCGTGATCACGGCGGGGTCCGCGGCGATCTCGTCGGGCCGCCCCGACGCGATGACTCTGCCGAAGTCGAGAACGGTGATCCGGTCGCAGACCGACATCACGAGGTCCATGTGGTGGTCGACGAGCACGACCGCCATCCGGTCGGACAACGCGCGCACGAGATCGGCGAGCTCGCCGAGGTCGTCGTGCCCCAGTCCGCTCGCGGGTTCGTCCAGCAGCAGCAGTTCGGGTTCCGACACCAACGCGCGCGCCAGCGCCACGCGTTTGCGCACGGGGTAGGGCAGGCTGCCGGGCCGAGCGTCGGCGTAGGCGTCGATGCCGAGCTCGCGCAACACCGCCTCGGCCCGCGCTCGCAGAGCCGCCTCGTCCGCCACCGAGCGCCGCAGTCCCAGCAGCGCGGGGAGGAATCCCGTTCGGCGGAAGCGGTCGGCGCCGACCAGCACGTTGTCGAGCACCGTGAGCCCGTCGAAGAGCCCGAGCCCCTGCAGCGTCCGGGCGATGCCGAGGGAGGCCAGCTGGTGGGGTCGCGGCTGGGTCACCGGTGTGCCGCGCACGCGGATCGTGCCCGCCTCAGGACGCACGAATCCACAACAGACGTTGAACAGGGTGGTCTTGCCCGCACCGTTGGGGCCGATCACACCGTGGACCTCGCGATGCCGCGCCGTGAGCGAGACGTCCGACAGCGCGGTGAGCCCACCGAACCGGACCGTGACGCCGTGGAGGTAGAAAAGGGATTGTTCCGGCCGTGTCCCGCCGGTGTCGATCGTGTCCTCGGTCCGCACGGTCGCACCTCCCGCCGCTGGGCCTCGTCGCCACCCCGTTCGCCGACCGGCCGGGGCACGCCCAAGCCTCGTGTCGGACGCCCAACGACGGCCATAGGCGCTCCGCCCAGCGTTTCGCCGCGGCACTGGGCAGATCGCCCGAACTCGATCACGGCCGTACCGAGTGCCGTGGAATCGGGCCGCGAGCCTGGACTGCGAGCCCGAACGGATCGTCGGGCGCCCCGCACAGCCGGAACCGGCCCGCCTGGGCGGAGCGCACGGCGGCGCTGGACTGCTGGACGTGGTGGTGTGGCCCATGCCATGGTCACTCGAATGACGACGGCAGCGGATCACCCGGCGGACGGCGAGGTCTCCTCGTCGGCGAGAACCGCCCTGCGCGTCCTCACCACGGCGATGCTCGAGGACCTCGACGCCCTCGCCGACCGGCTCACCCTGATGGTGCTGCGGGCCGAGCCCTCCTACGCCGAACTCGGCGTGTCGGCGCCCGACGCACTGCGGGAGAACCTGCGGGCGAACCTCGAACGCGGAGTGCAGTCGCTCGGCGGCTTCATCCCGGACGGCGTCGACCCCAACGACACCTCGCGCGACACCGGCCGCAAGCGCGCCAGGGAGGGCGTGCCGCTGGAAGCCGTGCTGCACGCCTACCGGCTGGGCGGGCAGGTGATCTGGGAAGGGCTGCTCTCGACGTCGCGCGACCGGTTCCGCGGCCGCTACGACCGCGAACTGCTCGACGCGTCGGGGTGGGGCTGGCGGGTGATCGACGCCGGCTCGGCGGCACTCGTCGACGCCTACCGCCTGGAGGAGTCGCGCCTGCGCAGCCAGGAGTTGAGCCGACGCCACGCCTTCCTGGCCGCGCTGCTCGACGGCCGCGGCAAGGACTCGGTCGTCGCGCAGGATGCGGCGACCGTCCTGGGGTTGCCGACGTGCGGGCCGATGCTGTGCGTGGTGGCTCCGGTCGAGAACCCGACCGACGAGCCGCTGCGCTCGCCGAGGGACACGCTCGCCGCGGACGGTTTCGTGTCGTCGTGGCACGTCCGCCCGTCCGACATCGTGGGCCTGGTCGCGCTCGCCGACCGCAGCCCGGCCGACGCCCTGGACACGCTGCGTCCCGCGGTCGTGGGCCGGGTCGGCGCGTCACCGGTGATCACGACGCTCGGCCAGGTCGGCGAGGCGTACACGTTGGCCCGCACGGCGGCGAGGACGTTGCGGACGCCGGGAGTGGCCTTCCTGGACGACCACCTGCCCGAGGCGCTGCTCGTCGGCAGTCCCGAGTTGACCGGCCGACTCGCGCAGGTGGCCTTCGGCGACCTGCTCCGCCTGCCCGACCACGAGCGGGAGACGTTGCTGACCACGCTGGGCGCGGTGATCGACCACAGCGGCTCGCCCACCCGGGCGGCCCAGCAGCTCTACTGCCACCGCAACACCGTGATCTACCGGCTGCAGCGCATCGAGTCGGTCACCGGCCGGTCGATGTCGAACGCCCGCGACCGGTTGCTGTTCACCCTCGGACTGCTCACCGTGCGCCGCAGGGACACGAAGGACACGGCGCATCGCCCCTGACTCGGCGGCCTCCTCCGGGCAGGTGAGTCGCCCGCGTCGAGCCCGCACGCGGGCGGGCCGGGTGGCAGGCTGGGGTGGTGCGGACCTCGACGGCACCACAGCTGCTCGTCGTCTCCACGGAGGCGACGGTGTTCGACCTGTCCACGGTCCGGGTGGCGGCACAGCGCGTCTGGCCGGGTGCCGACGTGCGCGCCCGGGTCGTCTCGCCGATTCCGGCAGGCAGTCGCCGCACGGGCCGACTCCTCGGGCGCCTGCTCGACGCGGAGCGCCCCGACCTCGTGCTGTCCACCCACTCCTCGACGACCGCGGGCCTCGACTGGCTGCGCCGCCACCGCGGGTTCGACCTTCCCGCCGCCTCGTGGGACCCGGGCGACGGTGCCACCGGCCTNNNNNNNNNNNNNNNNNNNNNNNNNNNNNNNNNNNNNNNNNNNNNNNNNNNNNNNNNNNNNNNNNNNNNNNNNNNNNNNNNNNNNNNNNNNNNNNNNNNNCCTCGACCGGGCGCTGCACCGGCTCGCCTTCCCCGCGGCGCGGCCCGCGACCCGGCGCCTGCCCGCGGCCGACGCGTTGTTCGCCCACGTCGAGACTCCCGCTGTCCCGCAGCACGTGGGCACGGCCCTGGTGTTCGAACCCGGCCCGGCCCTCACGGTCGAGCAGGCTGCCGCCATGCTGGCCACGGTGCCGGGTGCACTCGGCCGGTTCTCCTCGGCGTCCGCGACGCGCGCGGTCCGCTGGTGTGCCGTTCCGGGCCGGAGCGCGTCGGCGCTCGTCGACGCGGTGAGCGTTGCCGACCTGGAGTCCGCAGTGGACACGTTCTTCTCCGTGCCGCTGCAGCCCGCGCACGCCGTCGCCGCCGCGCGACTCGTCACCGGCCTGGCCGACGGGCGCAGCGCGCTGCTCGTCAAGCTGCACCACGCGCTCGCGGACGGCATGACCATGCTGCAGGCGCTGCTGTCCGACACCGACGACGCCGGCCGGTTGTCCTGGGCGAGCCGCCCCGTGTCGCCGATGGGCGACGTGGGCGTGCCGGGCCTGCGGGGCGGCGTCCGCCCCGTCCTCTCGGGACTCGCCCGGCTGGCCGCGGCGGGCCGTGCCCCCGAGGCCGTCACCGACGGGGAGGTCCCCGACGCCCAGCGGCATCACGCGCTCGGTCTCCTTCCCGGGCGAGACGTGCGCTCGGCTGCCCGAGCCGCCGGGGTGAGTGCGGCCGAGTACGTTCTCACCCTGTTCGCGCAGGCGTGGCACGACGTCGGAGCGGCGCGGGGCGACAGGTTCCGGCTCATGGTCCCGTGGTCGGTGCGGGGCACCGACAGCCTGCGGCTGGCGGGAAACCACACGGGCGCCGCGTCCGTCGACCTTCCCGTCGGCCGGCTGGGCCTGACTCACCGCGCCGAGCGCGTCGCCACCGCGTTGCGCTCGCGGACGGAGACGGGAGTGCCGGAGGCCGGAAGCCTCGTGGTGCAGGCGCTCGGTGCCCTGCCTGTCCCGCTGCATCGCGCGCTCGCGCGGCGGATGTACCGGCGCGACTGGTTCAACGCCGTGGGCACGGTGATGCCCGGGCCTCGACGGGAGGTCCGCTGGCACGACGCCGTCATGTCGCAGGCCTACCCCGTGCTGCCGCTCGCGCCCGGCACGGGCCTCGCCTGGGGGGCGCTCACGTGGGGACCGTGGATCACCGTGTGTGTGACCGTGCGCGCCGATTTCGCCCCACTCGCCGACGCGCTCGCCCACCGCATGTCCACCCTCGTCGCCGACTCCGCCGTGCGGGAGACGTCGTGATCACCCCCGGAACGCGCGTGCTGGTCACCGGCGGGTCGTCCGGCATCGGGGCCGCCGCGGTGGAGGCCTTCGCCGCGCGAGGCTGCCACGTCGTCGCCCTCGGCCGCGACCGTGCCGCCCTCGACGACGTGGCACGGCGCACCGGCGCGACGTCCCTGGTGGCCGACCTGACCGACGCGCGCGTGCTCGACACGCTCCCGACGGACGTCGGCGAGCTCGACGTCCTCGTCGCCTCCGCCGGTGTCGGGTGGGCCGGAGACCTCGTCGACATGACGACCGACACGATCGACGACCTCGTGCGGGTCAACGTGTCGGCA from the Saccharomonospora azurea NA-128 genome contains:
- a CDS encoding ABC transporter ATP-binding protein; the encoded protein is MSSTVDERHTRDVDTGRGLHVRGLTTRYGPVLALDDVDLTAPAGRVTAVLGANGAGKTTLLRTVSGLLPAQAGSVHLGDVDLTTAGAEDVARAGVAHVPEGRGVITELTVEENLRLGALLGAARASARKPPTIDDVYALFPSLEGRRRQAAHSLSGGERQMLVIGRALLSAPEVLLLDEPSLGLAPRVVSRIFAVLRGLVDAEGLAILLVEQNARSALSIADTGVVLNLGRVVASADAATLAGDDELRHAYLGL
- a CDS encoding ABC transporter ATP-binding protein; the encoded protein is MRTEDTIDTGGTRPEQSLFYLHGVTVRFGGLTALSDVSLTARHREVHGVIGPNGAGKTTLFNVCCGFVRPEAGTIRVRGTPVTQPRPHQLASLGIARTLQGLGLFDGLTVLDNVLVGADRFRRTGFLPALLGLRRSVADEAALRARAEAVLRELGIDAYADARPGSLPYPVRKRVALARALVSEPELLLLDEPASGLGHDDLGELADLVRALSDRMAVVLVDHHMDLVMSVCDRITVLDFGRVIASGRPDEIAADPAVITAYLGEEARA
- a CDS encoding PucR family transcriptional regulator, whose product is MTTAADHPADGEVSSSARTALRVLTTAMLEDLDALADRLTLMVLRAEPSYAELGVSAPDALRENLRANLERGVQSLGGFIPDGVDPNDTSRDTGRKRAREGVPLEAVLHAYRLGGQVIWEGLLSTSRDRFRGRYDRELLDASGWGWRVIDAGSAALVDAYRLEESRLRSQELSRRHAFLAALLDGRGKDSVVAQDAATVLGLPTCGPMLCVVAPVENPTDEPLRSPRDTLAADGFVSSWHVRPSDIVGLVALADRSPADALDTLRPAVVGRVGASPVITTLGQVGEAYTLARTAARTLRTPGVAFLDDHLPEALLVGSPELTGRLAQVAFGDLLRLPDHERETLLTTLGAVIDHSGSPTRAAQQLYCHRNTVIYRLQRIESVTGRSMSNARDRLLFTLGLLTVRRRDTKDTAHRP
- a CDS encoding wax ester/triacylglycerol synthase domain-containing protein, with amino-acid sequence LDRALHRLAFPAARPATRRLPAADALFAHVETPAVPQHVGTALVFEPGPALTVEQAAAMLATVPGALGRFSSASATRAVRWCAVPGRSASALVDAVSVADLESAVDTFFSVPLQPAHAVAAARLVTGLADGRSALLVKLHHALADGMTMLQALLSDTDDAGRLSWASRPVSPMGDVGVPGLRGGVRPVLSGLARLAAAGRAPEAVTDGEVPDAQRHHALGLLPGRDVRSAARAAGVSAAEYVLTLFAQAWHDVGAARGDRFRLMVPWSVRGTDSLRLAGNHTGAASVDLPVGRLGLTHRAERVATALRSRTETGVPEAGSLVVQALGALPVPLHRALARRMYRRDWFNAVGTVMPGPRREVRWHDAVMSQAYPVLPLAPGTGLAWGALTWGPWITVCVTVRADFAPLADALAHRMSTLVADSAVRETS